Below is a genomic region from Vicia villosa cultivar HV-30 ecotype Madison, WI unplaced genomic scaffold, Vvil1.0 ctg.000685F_1_1, whole genome shotgun sequence.
TCCTTTGTGGAGGTTCTGAACTCTAAAGCTTCTGAGTCATTACATCAGAAGCTACCTCTCATTTATGACCAACCAGAAGGTGATCTAGAACGATTCAGAAAGGCTTTTACAGGTTTCACTTCCAAACCAGGGTTGACTTATAATCTACAAGAAATCTTTAATGCAAGAGGTCACATTGATGTCAAGATTACACCTTTGGGGGCGAATATGTGTTTGGTGGAAGATTTAACGGAGGGAGCCATATCTTCTTTGCTGAGGAAGGAGGATCCCTGGATGAAACAGTGGTTCAGGGAGATTCGTCCTTGGAAACCATCAGATATTGATTATGAGCGCATAACATGGCTAAAGTGCTATGGTATTCCATGTCAGGTTTGGAATGAACATTTTTTTGGCCGTTTGATGGAACCCATGGGAACTTTCCTCTGTCCAGATGATAGTACAAGGCTCCAAAGAAAGATGGATGTTGCACGTGTTCTGATTAGAACAAAAATCTCTAATGCCattaattgttagaacaagatttgttcttatcaattatcttagttttgatgataacaataatatgaattttgcttaagataatatggtactctaatccaatgcaatttccctttcaggaaatatataaagagtacgcataattcagcgctcagaagatgtatctcaaatggttcagcatgcaacatcagaacatggtctggcaagacatcagaagatggtcgaagcagaatcagaacatgggtctatggaagcatcagaagaacatgagatcagaagcactgaagatcagaagatggtatcacgctcagaagcacttcaaggtcagaagatcagaagatgctgtgcaccaagctgtttgactctgatgatattcaaacgtcgtattcacaaacatcagatcagaaggaagtacacgtggcagactacgctgactgacaaaaggaacgttaaagctactaaaggctacgtcagtagacacagcgtgaacaaggctcgaggtagttgacaaaagcgtataacattaaatgcaaagctgtacggaacacgcaaagcattaaatgcattcaacagtcatcttctcaacgcctataaatatgaagttctgatgagaagcaaggttaacgattctgcaccaaaacaacttatatcaaacttgctgaaacgctgttcaaatctaaactcagaatcttcatcttcatcaaagctcactacattgctgttgtaatatcttagtgagattaagcttaaacgttaagagaaatatcacagttgtgattatcgcttttaagaagcatttgtaaactcttgaattgattacattaagttgtaaggaactagagtgatcggttgatcagtatactctaggaagtcttagcagttggctgagcagaaagtcttaggagtgaactaagcctagagtgatcgtgttgatcagtagactctagaaaagtcttaggagtgaactaagcctagagtgatcgtgttgatcagtagactctagaaaagtcttaggagtgaactaagcagttgttcctggagtgatcagtgtgtgatcagaagactctggaagacttagttgcggactaagtggagaaccattgtaatccgtgcgattagtggattaaatcctcagttgaggtaaatcatctctgcgggggtggactggagtagcttcgttaacagcgaaccaggataaaaataattgtgcattttatttttattgtccaagttttaa
It encodes:
- the LOC131630495 gene encoding uncharacterized protein LOC131630495; the protein is MYEIFQSYGDIDEVIIPNKRDRRGMRYGFVRFFGVSDSEFLATKLDNIFLENKKIFVNLPRFQRKDSFGIQEKMKDKIGDRGKHVGGRQWIQKPGLVRRGGDREAGLRRASFVEVLNSKASESLHQKLPLIYDQPEGDLERFRKAFTGFTSKPGLTYNLQEIFNARGHIDVKITPLGANMCLVEDLTEGAISSLLRKEDPWMKQWFREIRPWKPSDIDYERITWLKCYGIPCQVWNEHFFGRLMEPMGTFLCPDDSTRLQRKMDVARVLIRTKISNAINC